CGAGCGATAGGCGGAGGATTTGTACCAATGCGGCGGATAGCCGATCACGGCGCGCGGATAGCAGGAACACAGCGTGCAGACGACGAGGTGATGCACGCTCTCGGTGTCTTCCAGCACGCCGAGCGGCGGGTTGCCCTTCATGGAGACGCCCATGGCCTCGGCCGCGGCCGTGCCGTCGCGCAGCAGGAAGGCGCGCCATTCCGGGTCCACCCAGGCGCGGGCCACCATGCGGGCGCCGGTCTCGGGGTTCGCGCGCTCGGCGATGGTCCGGCGCTGCGCGATCTCCTCCTCGGTGACGATGCCGCGCGACTTCAGCGCGGCGACGAGCTTCTCGAGGAGGGCAACGCTCTCCGGGCGGGGTTGGTAGCCGGCCATCACGCTTCCTCCAGCCAATGTTCAAACAATTCGATCAGCAGCGTGTCCCCCGCCTCGCCCTCGTTCCAGACGGGCGGCTGGTCGAACAGCACATGATAGAGCACGCGCGGCGTGGCCGGGCGGTTGAAGGCGATGTCCTCGGGGTTGGGGAAGGTGCCCAGCGCCCGCGCCACCGTGCCCATGCGGCCGCGCACATAGTGCGGCGTGCGCAGGTGCAGCCGCGCGATGCGCTCGGGCCGCGCATCCTTCACCCGCACGCGCTGGCCCGGCTTGAAGCGGGCGGCAGCGGTTTCACCCACGCCGGTGCTCACTGCAATTCCTCCCAGCTGGCCGCGCCCTTGGCGAGCATGACGGCGGCAATCGCCCGCAGCCACTTCTCGTAATAGGTCAGGCCGAAATACTCCGCTTCGGGCAGGCTTTCGATGTTCAGGCGCTGCTCATCCGTGGTCAGCAGGCCCTTCTCGCGCAGCACGGCGCGCAGCGCGTCCACGCGCTTGCCGAAATCATCCGGCGGCGCGTCGTCATCCGGCTCGACCGGGGTGCAGCGGAAGCGGGGATTGCCGCCCAGGTCATGCTGGGCGGGAGCGGGTTCGGGCGTGTCCATGGCGTGAGCCTACGCCCGCCGGCCGCGCCCTCGCAACGGGTGTGGCGCCGTATCTTCACCGCTTCGCAAGGTGGCGATGGCATGGTTTCGCCATGGCCCTTCGCTTCCCCTCGGCCGGGGCGCTGTCCGAGCGCCTGGCCCTCGCCACCCGCGCCGATGCGCCGTTGCTGCTGCTCGCGGCCGACGAGGCGCCACCGGTGCGCCTCGCCGTCGCCGCCAACCCGCATGCGCCGCGGCTGGCCGATGCGATCCTGGCGCGCGATCCGGTGGCGGAAATCCGCGCGCGGCTGGCCCGCAAGCTCGCCGTGCATGCGGCGGAGCTGGCGGGGATGGGCTGGGCAAGGCTGCGCCGCCTGGCGGAGGACAGCGCGCCCCAGGTGCGCCACGCCGTGGCCGACACCCTGACCGACCTGCCCGACGCCCCGCATGACCTGGTGCTGGCCCTGGCACGGGACCCCGAGCCGGGCGTGAGCGAGCCACTCATCCGCCTCTCCCGCGTCCTGACCGAGCCAGACCTGATCGAGCTGGTGCGCCGCCCGCCGGTCGCGGAGGCACGGCAATCCGTGGCCCGGCGGCTGAACCTGACGGAGCGCGTGGCGCGCGCCATCCTGCAAAC
This region of Sediminicoccus rosea genomic DNA includes:
- a CDS encoding SH3-like domain-containing protein gives rise to the protein MGETAAARFKPGQRVRVKDARPERIARLHLRTPHYVRGRMGTVARALGTFPNPEDIAFNRPATPRVLYHVLFDQPPVWNEGEAGDTLLIELFEHWLEEA
- a CDS encoding DUF2336 domain-containing protein, with product MALRFPSAGALSERLALATRADAPLLLLAADEAPPVRLAVAANPHAPRLADAILARDPVAEIRARLARKLAVHAAELAGMGWARLRRLAEDSAPQVRHAVADTLTDLPDAPHDLVLALARDPEPGVSEPLIRLSRVLTEPDLIELVRRPPVAEARQSVARRLNLTERVARAILQTGDTAAMAALRRNPTARLPRE
- a CDS encoding nitrile hydratase subunit alpha, with amino-acid sequence MAGYQPRPESVALLEKLVAALKSRGIVTEEEIAQRRTIAERANPETGARMVARAWVDPEWRAFLLRDGTAAAEAMGVSMKGNPPLGVLEDTESVHHLVVCTLCSCYPRAVIGYPPHWYKSSAYRSRAVREPRAVLAEFGTVLPAGVQVRVVDSTADFRWMVLPLRPPGTEGWSEDELTAIVSRDHLVGVSLPQATRKVSHAA
- a CDS encoding SH3-like domain-containing protein, with the translated sequence MDTPEPAPAQHDLGGNPRFRCTPVEPDDDAPPDDFGKRVDALRAVLREKGLLTTDEQRLNIESLPEAEYFGLTYYEKWLRAIAAVMLAKGAASWEELQ